A portion of the Lysinibacillus timonensis genome contains these proteins:
- a CDS encoding aldehyde dehydrogenase family protein, with amino-acid sequence MVPEPIKISSIINGEKVQTENTLPRENPTHPDEIVGYAPINTKEETIQAIDAAYDAFKDWAWSDVDDRIARMRRAIQKIKESTDEIAELLSREHGKALYDSKGEIAISLMWMEFACDHVKEVVTPDIKEHENGRTIITFDPVGVVSAITPWNYPISLSTIKIAPALLTGNTMVLKPSPFAPLAVSKVCEIIANEFPPGVLNLVHGEADVGVELTSNEKVAKIAFTGGTNTAKHIMKAASETIKKMTLELGGNDAAIVLDSFNVNDERALRRMVISNFLTAGQICMIAKRIYVHRSIYDQFVEKYVEAANKWIRVGDPFNPDVTVGPVNNRNQIQYVRSLVEKAERDGAKVIQLGQILNPELMDNGYFLQPTLVLEADYHDAIVVEEQFGPTVPILPFDDVEQVIELHNESIYGLTSSVWGEEEHAIRVARRIEAGTTMINTAAVQGLDVRFPFGGVKQSGVGREYGVEGLKSYTETHVINIPKSLELPYIPE; translated from the coding sequence ATGGTACCAGAACCAATTAAGATCAGCTCAATTATAAATGGTGAGAAAGTCCAAACAGAAAATACACTTCCACGTGAAAATCCTACGCATCCAGATGAAATTGTTGGATATGCGCCTATTAATACGAAGGAAGAAACGATTCAAGCAATTGATGCAGCTTATGATGCTTTTAAAGATTGGGCGTGGAGCGATGTCGATGATCGCATTGCTCGAATGAGAAGAGCAATCCAAAAAATTAAAGAATCAACCGATGAAATTGCTGAATTACTGTCTCGTGAACATGGGAAGGCGCTTTATGATTCCAAAGGAGAGATTGCTATCTCGCTTATGTGGATGGAATTTGCATGTGATCATGTAAAAGAGGTCGTGACGCCTGACATAAAAGAACATGAAAACGGCCGGACTATTATTACCTTTGATCCGGTAGGGGTCGTTTCTGCGATTACACCGTGGAACTATCCGATATCTCTTTCTACAATTAAAATAGCACCAGCTTTATTAACAGGTAATACAATGGTGTTAAAGCCTAGTCCTTTTGCGCCTTTAGCTGTAAGTAAAGTATGTGAAATCATCGCGAATGAATTCCCTCCAGGTGTACTAAATCTAGTACATGGTGAGGCGGATGTTGGGGTTGAACTTACTTCTAATGAAAAAGTTGCAAAAATCGCCTTTACTGGTGGAACAAATACAGCAAAACATATTATGAAGGCTGCATCTGAAACAATTAAGAAAATGACTTTAGAACTTGGTGGAAATGATGCGGCAATCGTACTCGATAGTTTCAATGTGAATGATGAACGAGCGTTACGACGAATGGTCATTTCAAACTTTTTAACGGCCGGGCAAATTTGTATGATTGCAAAACGAATATATGTACATCGCTCAATCTACGATCAATTTGTCGAAAAATATGTTGAAGCTGCCAATAAATGGATTCGGGTAGGGGACCCATTCAATCCTGATGTAACGGTAGGGCCTGTAAACAATCGAAATCAGATTCAGTATGTACGGAGTCTTGTAGAAAAGGCAGAGAGGGATGGAGCAAAAGTAATTCAGTTAGGACAAATCTTAAATCCAGAATTAATGGATAATGGTTACTTCCTTCAGCCAACTCTTGTTTTAGAAGCAGATTATCATGATGCGATTGTTGTAGAAGAACAGTTCGGTCCTACAGTTCCAATTTTACCTTTCGATGATGTGGAACAAGTTATTGAATTACACAACGAGAGTATTTATGGTCTAACTAGTTCCGTTTGGGGTGAAGAAGAGCATGCCATTAGAGTAGCACGTAGAATTGAAGCGGGTACAACAATGATTAACACAGCTGCGGTTCAAGGGTTAGATGTACGCTTCCCGTTTGGTGGAGTAAAACAGTCAGGTGTTGGTCGTGAATACGGAGTAGAAGGTTTGAAATCCTATACAGAGACACATGTCATTAACATCCCTAAAAGTTTAGAATTACCTTATATACCAGAGTAA
- a CDS encoding FAD-dependent oxidoreductase: protein MTKVDVIIVGSGLAGLTTALELSENGKSVIVLEKKNFIGGRTSSWDENGMLVESGFHRHIGYYEALPKILKKAGVDVDKIVQWEENVDIRIRDKKDTAVFGISPVFGPIDSIRGFLGNNEFLSVKDKVSILRFFSAGFLEYKTNPDDLDRYSVKEYAEKHEVSKDAYDYLLIPLTAGIFFLPPERYSAKVFFGLFYPGLIKFYKIRIGAYLGGMTEVLAKPIVKKIEDYGGVIRTSTKVKGLLSENNKIIGVELEDDTKMYANTVVVASDLGSAKRILREFEGHQSLSKLFQLPTMPAVTIQMEFSEAILPYDRTTFAPLTSIASFTEQSRTTFTHVPGRLSIILTPPEQFIDMEENEILKHVQQDAQSLGMDLVTHLIDYRIIRHSEDFYCLSPNYDWMRPDQKTDIPGLVLAGDYTRQPFFATMEGAVLSGLEAARIINEE, encoded by the coding sequence ATGACAAAAGTAGATGTAATTATAGTTGGTTCAGGACTTGCTGGTTTAACAACCGCACTAGAACTAAGTGAAAATGGTAAGTCTGTTATCGTACTAGAGAAAAAGAATTTCATTGGTGGTAGAACTTCTTCTTGGGATGAAAATGGCATGCTAGTAGAGTCAGGTTTCCACCGTCATATTGGATACTACGAAGCACTTCCTAAGATTTTAAAGAAAGCAGGTGTTGATGTTGATAAGATTGTACAGTGGGAAGAGAATGTAGATATTCGTATAAGGGATAAAAAAGACACTGCTGTCTTCGGTATTTCTCCTGTTTTTGGTCCTATTGATAGCATTCGTGGGTTTTTAGGAAATAATGAATTTCTATCAGTTAAGGATAAAGTTTCTATTTTGCGCTTTTTCTCAGCTGGCTTTTTAGAATATAAAACAAATCCTGATGATTTGGATCGCTATAGTGTAAAGGAATATGCGGAGAAACATGAAGTAAGTAAAGATGCATATGATTATTTACTTATCCCTTTGACTGCAGGAATTTTCTTTTTACCACCTGAAAGATACTCAGCAAAAGTGTTTTTTGGATTGTTTTATCCAGGACTAATTAAGTTTTACAAGATTAGAATTGGTGCCTATTTAGGTGGTATGACTGAAGTATTAGCTAAACCTATCGTGAAGAAAATTGAAGACTATGGTGGAGTAATTCGGACAAGTACAAAAGTCAAAGGGTTACTTTCGGAAAATAACAAAATTATTGGTGTAGAACTTGAAGATGATACAAAAATGTACGCTAATACCGTTGTTGTTGCATCTGATCTTGGTAGCGCTAAAAGAATCTTGAGGGAGTTTGAAGGGCATCAATCTCTCTCAAAACTCTTCCAATTACCAACAATGCCCGCTGTAACAATACAAATGGAATTTAGTGAAGCTATACTACCATATGATCGGACAACATTTGCACCCTTAACTTCAATAGCTAGTTTTACAGAACAATCTAGAACAACATTTACACATGTTCCAGGTAGACTTTCCATTATATTAACGCCTCCGGAACAGTTCATTGATATGGAAGAGAACGAGATTTTAAAACATGTGCAACAAGATGCACAATCTTTAGGTATGGATTTAGTAACCCATTTAATAGATTATCGGATAATTAGACATTCTGAAGATTTTTATTGTTTATCTCCCAATTATGATTGGATGCGACCTGATCAAAAAACCGATATCCCAGGACTTGTTCTAGCAGGAGATTATACACGTCAACCTTTTTTCGCCACGATGGAAGGAGCTGTATTATCTGGGTTGGAGGCAGCAAGAATTATTAATGAAGAGTAA
- a CDS encoding DUF554 domain-containing protein, giving the protein MIGTILNTIAILLGSALGSILKKGIREEYQSALFTAMGFAAVALGVNAVVQNMPSSSYPVLFIVSLAIGGLVGTIIDVDAKFKLMVNRFSKSDLSKGLSTAILLFCIGTLSILGPVESALYNNHTYLFTNATLDLVTSMALAATYGFGIAFAAVVLFIWQTTIYISAQYIAPFLTDALMVEVSIVGGVLILSSGLSILGIKDSKSLNMLPSLLIPILWFVGVALFQ; this is encoded by the coding sequence TTGATAGGGACAATTTTAAATACAATTGCCATATTATTGGGTAGTGCACTTGGTAGTATTTTAAAAAAAGGTATTAGGGAAGAATACCAATCTGCACTATTTACTGCAATGGGTTTTGCAGCTGTTGCGCTCGGAGTAAATGCTGTAGTACAAAATATGCCAAGTAGTTCATATCCTGTATTATTTATTGTTAGTTTGGCTATTGGTGGATTAGTTGGAACAATTATTGATGTTGATGCAAAGTTTAAATTAATGGTCAATCGGTTTTCGAAATCCGATTTAAGTAAGGGGTTATCTACTGCGATTTTATTGTTCTGTATTGGAACCTTATCCATTTTAGGACCTGTGGAGAGTGCGCTATACAATAACCATACATACTTGTTTACAAATGCTACATTAGATTTAGTAACTTCTATGGCGTTGGCAGCAACATATGGTTTTGGAATTGCATTTGCAGCAGTGGTATTGTTTATCTGGCAAACGACCATATACATAAGTGCTCAATATATTGCTCCATTTTTAACTGATGCTTTAATGGTTGAGGTCTCCATTGTAGGTGGAGTTTTAATTTTGAGTTCTGGTCTTTCTATCCTTGGGATTAAAGATAGCAAATCATTAAATATGTTACCGTCATTATTAATACCAATATTATGGTTTGTTGGAGTAGCTCTGTTTCAATAG
- the qoxC gene encoding cytochrome aa3 quinol oxidase subunit III, translated as MKIDHTKPLEYSTDQNQLNILGFWIFLGAEIMLFATLFTAYFTLEGRTGSGPTPAEIFEITPVLIETLVLLTSSFTIGLGVHAMRLGRKNAMLTFFGITLLLGLGFLSVEIYEFMHYYHVGATYQTSAFTAALLTTLGTHGAHVTLGLFWGLFIILQVKKRGLTPENANKSFIFSLYWHFLDVVWIFIFSFIYLKGMM; from the coding sequence GTGAAGATCGATCACACAAAGCCACTAGAGTATAGTACAGATCAAAATCAGTTAAATATTTTAGGCTTTTGGATTTTCCTTGGTGCCGAAATTATGTTGTTCGCTACCCTTTTCACGGCCTACTTCACATTAGAAGGACGTACGGGTAGCGGCCCTACTCCAGCAGAAATTTTTGAAATTACACCAGTACTTATCGAAACGCTCGTTTTATTAACAAGTAGTTTTACAATCGGACTAGGTGTTCATGCAATGCGACTTGGTCGAAAAAATGCAATGCTTACTTTCTTTGGTATTACCCTACTTCTTGGTCTAGGATTCTTAAGTGTAGAGATTTATGAATTTATGCATTACTACCATGTTGGTGCGACTTATCAAACAAGCGCCTTTACAGCTGCTTTATTAACAACATTAGGAACACATGGTGCTCACGTAACGTTAGGTTTATTCTGGGGATTATTTATTATTCTACAAGTGAAAAAACGTGGCTTAACACCTGAAAATGCAAATAAATCATTTATCTTCTCTCTTTACTGGCATTTCTTAGATGTTGTTTGGATCTTTATTTTCAGCTTCATCTATCTGAAAGGAATGATGTAA
- a CDS encoding LysR family transcriptional regulator: MTLQQLKYVIEVARSRSISKAAQNLFISQPSLSNALKELEKEIGIIIFSRTNKGIVITQEGTEFLGYARQVVEQAELLENRYSNKQSQQQQFSVSAQHYAFAVSAFVRLLKNYHRDEYEFTLRETKTYEIIEDVKNLRSEIGILYKNEFNQKVINKFLREGNLEFHELFEAKPHVFISSRNPLTKQDYVTLEDLLPYPYLSFEQGDYNSFYFSEEILSTLSRPKNIKVSDRATLFNLLIGLNGYTISTGVISKELNSDIVAIPLKVDERIIVGYITHKHVTNSSLATIYIDYLKETIEEELSQL, translated from the coding sequence ATGACATTACAACAATTAAAATATGTAATTGAAGTTGCAAGAAGTCGATCAATTAGTAAAGCTGCACAGAATTTATTTATCAGTCAACCTAGTCTTTCTAATGCATTAAAGGAATTAGAGAAAGAAATAGGTATTATCATATTTTCACGTACAAATAAGGGCATTGTTATTACCCAAGAGGGAACTGAATTTCTAGGTTACGCTAGGCAGGTTGTAGAACAAGCTGAACTTTTAGAAAATCGATACTCCAATAAACAATCCCAGCAACAGCAATTTTCTGTATCAGCTCAACATTATGCGTTTGCTGTAAGTGCTTTTGTACGACTTTTAAAAAATTATCATCGTGATGAATATGAATTTACATTACGTGAGACAAAAACTTATGAAATTATCGAAGATGTTAAAAACTTGAGAAGCGAAATTGGGATTCTTTATAAAAATGAATTTAACCAGAAGGTAATCAATAAATTTCTTAGAGAAGGAAATTTAGAATTTCATGAGTTGTTTGAAGCGAAACCCCATGTATTCATTAGTTCTAGAAATCCTCTTACAAAGCAGGATTATGTGACATTGGAAGATTTACTTCCATACCCTTATTTATCTTTTGAGCAAGGTGATTATAATTCTTTTTATTTTTCAGAGGAGATACTGAGTACACTTTCAAGACCAAAAAATATAAAAGTTAGTGACCGAGCAACTTTATTTAATCTATTAATAGGTTTAAATGGGTATACCATTTCTACGGGTGTTATTAGCAAAGAGTTAAATAGTGATATTGTTGCAATTCCATTAAAAGTAGATGAACGAATTATTGTAGGCTATATAACTCACAAACACGTAACAAATAGTTCATTAGCAACTATTTATATTGATTACTTAAAGGAAACAATCGAAGAAGAACTTTCTCAGTTATAG
- a CDS encoding 5-methyltetrahydropteroyltriglutamate--homocysteine S-methyltransferase: MTKTLVKAPFRGDQVGSLLRSERLKEAKNDFKAGKITSEQLREVEKQEIKHIVNKQIEIGLQAVTDGEFGRDWWHSTFMEHLLGAEGYVPEHGYGFKNQETDPYDVRLIGKIAYNPNHPFFQQAKDLLDIVGDRAVVKFTIPSPNQFFHPAIINGQYENFDEFAPDIIEAYKETIQEFYRIGVRYLQLDDVYLAVIATSDFSPEEKKYRAELAVRVVNSILEGKPEDLTVTTHICRGNYRSDYHFAGGYDDIAPIIFANEKVDGFFLEYDTERAGTFEPLKYIPKGGPKVVLGLVTSKFGQLEDKEAIKARIQEASQYVPLEQLCISPQCGFASTHHGNILAEDEQWAKLKYIVDVAKEVWEDAI, translated from the coding sequence ATGACAAAAACTCTAGTAAAAGCACCATTTCGTGGAGATCAAGTAGGGAGCTTACTTCGCTCTGAAAGACTAAAAGAAGCAAAGAATGATTTTAAAGCTGGCAAAATTACTAGTGAACAGTTACGTGAAGTGGAAAAACAGGAAATTAAACACATTGTAAATAAGCAAATTGAAATTGGTTTACAAGCAGTTACTGACGGTGAATTCGGTCGTGACTGGTGGCATTCTACTTTTATGGAACACCTTTTAGGAGCAGAAGGATATGTTCCGGAACATGGATATGGTTTTAAAAATCAAGAAACAGATCCTTATGATGTGCGTCTAATTGGCAAAATTGCTTACAATCCTAACCATCCATTTTTCCAACAAGCAAAAGACTTATTAGACATTGTTGGAGATAGAGCGGTTGTGAAATTTACGATTCCAAGTCCGAACCAATTTTTCCACCCGGCTATTATAAATGGACAGTACGAAAACTTTGACGAATTTGCACCAGATATTATTGAAGCTTATAAAGAAACAATTCAAGAATTCTATCGTATTGGAGTTCGTTATCTACAGTTAGATGACGTTTATTTAGCGGTAATCGCTACATCAGACTTTTCACCTGAAGAGAAGAAATATAGAGCTGAATTAGCAGTTAGAGTGGTAAATAGTATTCTAGAAGGTAAACCAGAAGACCTTACTGTGACTACTCATATTTGTCGTGGTAACTATCGTTCAGATTATCACTTTGCAGGTGGGTATGATGATATTGCACCAATTATTTTTGCAAATGAAAAAGTAGATGGGTTCTTCCTAGAGTATGATACAGAGCGTGCAGGAACATTTGAGCCTCTAAAGTATATTCCTAAAGGTGGCCCGAAAGTTGTACTTGGATTAGTTACATCAAAATTTGGCCAATTAGAAGATAAAGAGGCCATTAAAGCGCGTATACAAGAAGCATCTCAATATGTACCACTAGAGCAATTATGTATTAGTCCGCAATGTGGCTTTGCTTCTACTCACCATGGGAACATCCTAGCAGAAGATGAGCAATGGGCAAAACTAAAGTATATTGTAGATGTTGCAAAAGAAGTTTGGGAAGATGCCATTTAA
- a CDS encoding alpha/beta hydrolase has product MVRSRVNLELVETLDNFPGLSLEPEIIPQVREALKAGNQPVEQTDVSIEIATIKSYDNEEIEVRVYKPNKEIVEKLPGFLWIHGGGYVLGTAESDDALCVNIVNHANCVVVSVDYRLAPEYPYPAPIEDCYSALCWLVNNADELSIDTNKIGVGGLSAGGGLTAALTLLARDRQFPKVHMQFPLYPMIDDSNNTPSANEITEGMIWNQQLNDAGWRLYLGELHGTDQIPPYAAPARATDYSNLPTTYTFIGQLDPFRDETITYVTKLAQAGIDVEFHLYPGAYHSFEGLNPHATIAQYASNEFLNAIKTGFQRISNNVSNQQVENNPAE; this is encoded by the coding sequence ATGGTACGTAGTCGTGTTAATCTTGAATTGGTTGAGACTTTGGACAACTTCCCGGGTTTAAGTTTGGAACCGGAAATAATCCCTCAAGTAAGAGAAGCGTTAAAAGCTGGGAACCAACCTGTAGAACAAACAGATGTTTCAATCGAAATTGCGACAATCAAGAGCTATGATAACGAAGAAATTGAAGTACGTGTGTATAAACCGAATAAAGAAATAGTTGAAAAATTGCCAGGCTTTTTGTGGATTCATGGTGGTGGTTATGTACTTGGTACCGCTGAATCAGATGATGCACTTTGTGTTAATATTGTAAATCATGCAAATTGTGTTGTCGTATCTGTCGACTATCGTTTAGCCCCGGAATATCCATATCCTGCACCAATTGAAGATTGCTACAGTGCATTATGCTGGTTAGTAAATAATGCGGATGAATTATCAATCGATACTAATAAAATTGGAGTAGGTGGTTTAAGCGCCGGTGGAGGTTTAACGGCTGCGTTAACGTTGCTTGCGAGAGATCGTCAGTTCCCAAAAGTTCATATGCAATTTCCGTTATATCCAATGATAGACGATTCTAACAATACACCTTCTGCGAATGAAATTACGGAAGGTATGATATGGAATCAACAATTAAATGATGCTGGTTGGAGATTATATTTAGGCGAGTTACATGGAACTGACCAAATTCCACCATACGCTGCTCCAGCAAGAGCAACAGATTACTCTAACCTTCCAACGACATATACATTTATTGGCCAATTAGATCCATTTAGAGATGAAACAATTACGTATGTAACAAAATTAGCTCAGGCTGGTATTGATGTAGAATTTCATTTATATCCTGGAGCCTATCACTCATTTGAGGGGTTAAATCCACACGCAACGATTGCACAATACGCTTCAAATGAATTTTTAAATGCCATTAAAACAGGCTTTCAACGTATCAGCAACAATGTAAGTAATCAACAAGTAGAAAATAATCCAGCTGAATAA
- the qoxD gene encoding cytochrome aa3 quinol oxidase subunit IV yields MKELFPAKQVMGFVFSLVLTAVALLVYFTDMSFAVGMTILLVTAFVQAFLQLVVFMHAGESKDGTAIYTNIFYGVIIALVTVFGSLLILLWDM; encoded by the coding sequence ATGAAAGAATTATTTCCTGCTAAACAGGTGATGGGCTTTGTCTTTTCATTGGTTTTAACTGCAGTTGCATTACTTGTTTACTTTACTGATATGTCATTCGCAGTTGGTATGACCATTCTATTAGTGACAGCATTTGTTCAAGCATTCTTACAACTTGTTGTCTTCATGCATGCTGGGGAATCAAAAGATGGCACAGCTATTTATACGAATATCTTTTATGGGGTTATAATTGCCCTTGTAACCGTGTTTGGGTCATTATTAATCCTTTTATGGGATATGTAA
- a CDS encoding O-methyltransferase, whose protein sequence is MKLINNYIDAVFQPQDEILENVLLSIKNYGMQPLSVSPSEGKLLTMLVSINGTKKALEIGSLGGYSGICIARGLVKEGKLTSLETEESYANLAYQNVTNAGFGEQITYMSGPVLDNLEKLIREKKHFDFFFFDAEKENYEIYLEKCIQLANPGSLIVADNVLADESVIDPSTEPKHYTEKMKKFNEVVANHPQLESILIPIGDGLTLSKVIK, encoded by the coding sequence ATGAAATTAATCAACAATTATATTGATGCAGTTTTTCAACCACAAGATGAAATTTTAGAGAATGTGCTGTTATCAATTAAAAATTACGGAATGCAACCTTTGTCTGTATCGCCATCAGAAGGAAAATTGTTAACAATGTTAGTATCAATTAATGGTACGAAAAAAGCATTGGAAATTGGTTCACTTGGTGGGTATAGTGGAATTTGTATTGCCAGAGGACTAGTAAAAGAAGGGAAATTAACTTCTCTAGAAACAGAGGAAAGTTACGCAAATTTAGCTTATCAAAATGTGACAAATGCTGGTTTTGGAGAACAAATAACGTATATGTCGGGCCCTGTATTAGATAATTTGGAAAAATTAATTCGTGAGAAAAAACATTTTGATTTTTTCTTTTTTGATGCAGAAAAAGAAAACTATGAAATTTATCTTGAAAAGTGTATTCAACTAGCTAATCCTGGTTCACTAATAGTTGCTGATAATGTATTAGCTGATGAGTCGGTTATTGATCCGAGTACTGAACCTAAACATTATACAGAGAAAATGAAAAAATTTAATGAAGTTGTTGCGAATCACCCTCAATTAGAATCTATTCTAATACCAATTGGAGATGGATTAACATTATCAAAAGTAATAAAATGA